In the Clostridium cellulovorans 743B genome, TTACGATTTTTAGCAGTATCAGCCTCTAACACGCCTTTTTCTTCTGAGTCTGGATTATAATATTCATCCCTATATAACAGAATGACTTTATCACTATCTTCTTCAATTGAACCTGATTCTTTAAGGTCTGATAGCAATGGTCTTTTATCTATTCTCAGTTCCACACCCCTGCTTAATTGAGATAGAAGAATAACACATATATTTAATGACTTTGCCATGAGCTTACATTGCCTTGTAATTTCAGCTATTGCCAATCTTTCGTTTTCATTTGTTTTCTTCACTAATAGCAAATGGTCTATTACTAAAAAGTCTAAGCCCTGTTTCATTTTTTGCTGTTTTGCAATATTAAATATTTCAAAGATAGTTAAGTTTGTATCCTCATTAATCCATAGGTTTCTTTGACTTAAGTTATTGGCACTATGTGAAATTTTACTCCAATCGCTATCGTTAAGTTTTCCTCGGTTAATGTAATATCCATCAATCAAGGTATTTCTTGCTATAAGTCGCTTTACCATATCTGTATCACGCATTTCAAACTGAAAGTATAAACCTTTGTTTTCTTTTGCCAAGCCTTGAGCTATTTCTAAAGCAAAGGCTGTTTTACCCATTGATGGTCTAGCCCCTATGGTTACTAATTCACCTTTTTGAAATCCATTTAGGAATCTATCTAAATTTTTAATTCCTGAAGCCATACCTGTAATCTTTCCACCTGCATTATAGGCTTCCTCAATTTCTCCAACGGTCTCAATAATAACCTCTGAAATATGCTTAGGCTTTTTATTATTGTTGTCACTTATCTTCATAGCCTTGTCCGAAAAACTGCTTAAAATATCGCCAACTTTCTCTTTACCTAGGCACGCTTTTTCCATCATTTCTTTCGCAAATTTTATTATTTTTCTTTTATTGCTGCACTCTTTTACAAGCTTGGCGTAATACTTAATTTGGCTATCTTTAAATGTATTCTGGATATTTGTTAGATAGCTTATACCACCATTTTCTTTTATAAATTCGCCTATTTTGCTATATACGCTAACAATTGAAATTGGCTGTTCTTCTTTATATAGTTCAATCATTGCTGTATAAATTTGTTGATGCACTGGTTTATAAAAATCATTAGTATCAAGTTCTATTTCAGATATAGCGTTATTTTTGTTAAAAATTATAGCCAAAATTTCAATTTCAGCATTTATATTTTTCGGTATATTTATGTTTTCCATGGGCTGTTTTCCCCTTATCTTTTAATCTACTACTGCGACTTTACGTCTTACCTGTGTAAAATCACTTTTGTTATTTTTATTTTCATAATTTCCCTCGATGACCTTTGTATAATTACTTTCTTTCAATATCCAATCAAAAGAACAGTTTGTCCATGTTCCGTTTCTCCCTGAAAGAAAATCGCTTTTTTCTACTTTCTGAAATACAGTCTTTATAGCTTCCATGTTTTCCAAGGCTAAGTAAAAGGTTTTTATATTCTTACACCTTGCTTTAGTCTTTTTAAGAACCATAGGAAGGGATTTACAAGTGTTATTATAAATTTTAATTATTTCGTCATAAGGAACTTTATCATCTTTTTCATTTTCTTCTTTAGGGTTTTTGATATATATATTATTAGTATTATTAATATTAGTATTATTAGGGTAAAAATTTTTTACTTCTAGAGGTAAAGATTTTTTACTTCTAGAAGTAAAATTTTTTAACTTCTCAGGTAAAATTTCTTTACTCGATGAATTGATATACTCTGGTGTTTTTATATACTCACCATCATTTAAAATCATCCCTAGATATAACATCTTTGGAATACCTCTTCCTCTGTTTTTTTCATATAAAAGATTTACTTCCCTTAATTCTTTAAATATTTTAATTATGGTCGGCTTACTTACTCTTATTAGCTCTGCTGCTTGCTCTCGGCTAAATAGAAAATAGATATTATTACTATCATCTATCCACCCATTTGCAACTGATAATCTAAGACGATCCTTTAAGATAGCATAAAGGACGCAGGCATCATTGCTAAGGTTTGCATATCTTTTAAGCAAATATAATTCCTGTGGCAATTGATAAAATCTATAAGAATCCACATGTGTAAGCTGAAAATATTGAAATTCGCTCATGATAATGTCCTCTTTCTAATAAGCTTCATGTTCATAACATAAAGTCTATATCTTGTTTTCTTAACATATTTTTGGTATCATGAAGCTACGATGTTGCGAGCATCGTAGCTAATTAGGTTGGTCTTATACTAGGGTTTAAATCCTAGTATAAGTTTTCCAAGTGTTTCTCTATCTACTTGGAATTCTATCTTATAATCTAACTTTTTAATCTATCTGCTAATTATAATCAAAATCTTCTGCTTTTCTTAAGACATAGTCCTTATAAGAACTACCTTCATAAATATCTAAGATATAATCCTCTCTAGCTATAACTGTACATAGATTAAGATTTCCCATAAATATATCTATAAAAATATTAGCTTTATCATCAAATTCACGTTTGACAACTTCTATACGAGAAACTATTTTCTGTGAAAATCTATTTCCATTGACGCTTACTTGTACTGATTGTCCAATCTCAAAGCTATGTACTTCATCAACCTTCATTTCTACTACTTTAAATAAAACACTCTTGCATTCCATTACTATTCTCCATTCTAAGCTTGAGCTTTTAAAATGTTTAAAACATTATTCAACTTAGTTTTTAAAGCCGCATAATCTTGAAGTAATTCTAGATAATCATTTTTAGGTATCATATCTGAATTTACACTAAGCTTGATTAAAAACTGCTTGTATACTCCACCCCCTTCTGTTTCAACACAATCTAATTTACCATTCTTGCATAAGCTTAAAACTTGTCCATACGGCATACCTGTTGTTTCTGCATATTTCTTTGCTGATACCCATTGAAAATTTACCTTTATATCTTTCATGATTTCTGAAACCTCTTTTCTAATCATTTTAGTGTTTTTATTACCTCTTCTCTAATTGCTTTTATCCTCTTGATTTTTAGTATGCTAATGCTCTTCGTTGCATTTTTGGGATATATCATCAAAAAAAATTTCTATCGGATTATCTAGTTCTAATATCTTAGTTATTGAAATCACTTCATTCAATGAAAATATAGACCGTCCATTAAACTTAGCATTAAGAGTTTGAACACTCATATTAAGCTCATCCGATAATTTTTGCTGAGTATATCCAAGTTCGGTCATTCTGGATTTAATCTTATTAATCTGCACTCCTTCACCATCCTTCGTTGCATTTTTAGGACAACTTCATTATAAAACCTATTTTTTAAAAAAACAAGTCATTTATGCAATATTTTTTAGGTTTTTTATTATTTTTGTTGCATTTATGAAAAAATATTTTATAATTAAGATAGTCAGTACATTAAAAAGTTAGAGTAAGGCGGTTTAAATAATGAATGAAAATGAACTCAAACAGATAATCGAAAGGATTAAGAATAGAAGAATTGAACTTGGACTTTCATATCAAGATATGCAGGATGCAACTGGAATAAGTAAATCTACTTGGCAGAGATATGAAACAGGATTTATAAAGAACCTTGGAATTGATAAGCTAGATATTGTCGCTAAAATACTACAAACAACCCCATCATATCTTATGGGATGGGATACTGATAAAAAAGCTGAAATAGATACTTCAGGAATTCATACTATAGCTGCTCACTTTGAAGGAGAAGACTTTACAGAAGCTGATAAAGAAGATATAGAAAACTTCATAAAATTTGTTCTTTCAAAAAAGGATAAGAAGAAGTAACTTTTATAACTGGAGGTACTAATGCATACAAAAGAATTATTTGACGAAGTACAAAAGGAAAATATTTATATTCATGAAATGGATTTTAAAGGTGACCTTAAAGGTCTGTATAGTGATGGTGTCATTGCACTTGACCGTAATTTAAAAACTGATGCAGAGATAAGCTGCATTTTATCTGAGGAGCTTGGGCATCATTATACAACCTATGGAGACATTGTTGGCAAAAAGGATATACAGAGCATTAAACAAGAAAAAAGAGCTAGAAGATGGGCTTATGAAAGATTAATAGGTATTAATTCAATATTAAAAGCCTGTGAAGCTGGTACTCGTAATCTTTATGAAATGGCTGACTATTTATGTGTTACAGAAGAGTTTTTACAAGATAGTCTAGATTATTACAAACAAAAGTATGGAATTATGCTTCAATTAGACTCTTACATAGTTTATTTTGAACCTAGCTTAGTTATATTCCAAAAAAAATATAGCGAAATTAGGTTTTAATATAAATAAAACCAAGGAGGTATAATATGGCTGTTAAAACCAATTATGCAAAAAATGGAACAAACTATTACAGAATAACTGCTTCTGTAGGAAAGGATAGTAATGGAAAATTAATCAGGAAAGAATTCTATGGAAAATCAAAAAAGGATGCTGAAGAAAAAAGAGATGAGTATTTGAATGGGCTTGGAAATGGACTAAACCATGACTATGAAAAAACTACTCTAGGAACACTTATAAAAACATGGCTTTATGAAGTTGTGAGAATATCAAACAAAATCAAGCCTACCACCTTTTCACGTTATGAAGGTGTATTTAGAAATTACATAGAAACAAGCGAGTTATACAGCTTGAGATTAGGCACAATTAAATCTATACAAATTCAAAGGTACTATAACAATCTCTATGATTCAGGCAAAACTACTAGCAGCATAAAATATCTTAACAAGTTGATGAAACAATTTTTCAACTATGCTGTGGATGGTGGCTATATGCTTAAAAATCCTTGTGATGGTAAAAAGATAGTTATACCTGGAGAAGTTAAAAGTGAAACTGAAGATGAACTAGAATATTTTAGTGGTGAAGAAATAGAAAAATTAAAGTTAGCTGCTAATGATCATAGCTTAAAGGGATTAATTTTAGTTGCTCTTGGCACTGGCTTAAGACGTGGTGAACTTCTTGGAATGGATTGGTCTGATATTGATAAAGAAAACCTTACAATATCCATTGAAAGAACTGTTATAAAAACCTATATAATAGATTCTGATGGAAGTAGAGTAAGAAAAAATATAGTTCAAATTCCAAAGACTAAAACATCAATAAGGACTGTATCCTTTCCTGAAAAGCTACTTTCTATTTTTGAGGAGGTTAAAGCAAAGCAAGATGAATATAAAGCTAGGTTTCCAGAATCCTTTGCCGAAAATGAATTTGATTTTGTATTCACTTCCTCAACAGGCAATTTACTAGATTCAACTAACATATCTCATTCTTGGGACAACCTTTTAGAAAAAAATAATATCCCTCATAAAAAATTTCATGCTTTAAGACATACCTTTGCTACCCAACTTTTCTCCAAGGGAATACCTACAGAAGTTGTAAGTAAACTTTTAGGTCATTCTGATCCTGCACTAACTAGAAAAATATATATCCATGTAATACCTGAGCAAAGAGTCTCCTCTATCGCAATCCTAAATGAATTATTTTAATGTGGGAATACTGTGGGAAAATTTTAAAATGTACTCTACATTAAGGATTTTATTTAGCGTTTTCTATGTCCCATCGAAAACTTGTGTGGGAAAAGTGTGGGAAAATCTCATTTTTAGCCCTTCAAAATGGCATAAAAAAAGCCCGCAAACCGTTGCTATCAGCAGTTTGCAGACAATTTGGTGACCCCTAGGAGAATCGAACTCCTGATTCCACCGTGAGAGGGTGGCGTCTTGACCGCTTGACCAAGGGGCCTTATCTTTAACACAAGTATTATTATATATTTCACGAAAATTTATGTCAAGATTTTAATAAATTTTCATCATTTTTTCATTATTTTAAGATTTTTATGATAGATTATCATTATTCCGTTCGTAAAATTGCAAGATTTCATATTTTATGAATTTGTGCATTAGATTTCATATTTTACAATTTCATTATTTATATATATTCAAAGTTAAGAAAGTTTACTCATTAAAAAATTCCTATAAATTATTATTCTATGTATATCAATAATAAATTGAAGATAAATATTTATACAATTCATTCTGCAATATTGACTTTGTTTTTTAACATGCTATAATTCCATTAATGATTATTTTTAAAAGGAGCTAACGAAATGGAAAAAGATAAAATTGTTTTAAAAGGCGGTTTTGTTAAAGCCGGTAGAATGTTTAACAGTGATGAAATTTCAAGAGGAACAGGTATCTCAAAAGCTAAAAAGGGGAAAGGTTCATACGATAGAAAAGAAAAACATAAAAAATCACACCGCCAACTATTAGAAGCGATGTGATTTTTTTATTTTTCAATTATGCTGTCTTTTTGCTTTTCTTACTTAGCTTTAATGCACCTACACCAGCTAAAGTAATCATAGCACCTATAGCAAGTAATACTGTCATATCAACATTGGAACCTGTTTGAGGTAAACTTTCTGTAATAGTAGAACCATTTCCCCCACCTACTACAACGCCATTTCCATTTCCACCGTTGTGCTCGTCATCAATCTTTATTGGATTTAATTGTGCTCTAAGATATGATATAATACCATCTCTTATAGCTAGTCCAGTATCAACAGCACCAGTTGCTCCACTAAAGTTATATCCGTCTCCACCTGTAAACATAAAATCATTAGTAGTTACAGTATATTCTTTAGCCATATCTAACGGTGTTCCATCTTCAAGAGTTAATGCAGTGATTCTGTCACCAAAAGGTCTAGTTAAATCAACAGTAGCAATTACTCCTGAGTATTGAACAGATCCTATAGACGTGTTACCTATACCATTTTCTAGGGCTTTCTTTATTCCTGCACCTGTTAATTTCATATTTACAAAAGTATTATCAAATGGCATAACAGTATATAAATCACCTACTGTTATATCACCTTGAGCGATTGGAGCTCTTAAGCCACCACCATTTGTTATCGCTATTTGTGTATTTGTAATTTTTCTCATGATATCTGTTGTCCATTTTCCTAAAACAGAAACACCTTCTTTAATCTTATCATGAGATAATTCAATATCTGTGTACCCAATTTTTTCACCTAAAATTGGTTGTAATTCAGTATTATATTTATCTACAACTGTTTTAATAGTTGTATCTTCAGCAATAGTAGCTTTTCTTGCTGCTAAGTTGTCGATAGTTGGTGTAACAGCAACTATTTTATTGCTTGAATCAAATACAAAAGATAATTTAGCAAGATTTCTTCCATTGTAATACCCTTGTACAATTGGAGTTCCATTTACAACTCCTGCAACAGTATTATGAGTATGAGCAGATATTATAGCATCTACACCAGTATTAGCATTTGCTAAGTCTGCTGCTTCTCCTGTTATAGCTTTTGTAGTTGAATTTTGGAACGAACCTAAGTGAGTTAATGCAACAACTGCATCTACAGTTTCGCCTGCTTTACCTGACTTTAAATACTCAGTCCAATATTTTGCACTTACTGCAGGATCTTTAAAATCTAAATTTGAAACATTTTCTGGTTTCGTCTTAAATGCTGTTTCTGGAGTTGTTAAGCCTATGAATGCAATTTTTAATCCATTGACTGCTACAATTTTGTATGGTTTTGCATAAGATACAGGCGCACCTGTAGTTTTATCATAAATATTACTAGCTAAGAATTCTAAGTTACCATCTTTTTCCCATTGACTAAATAAATCTGTTCCCCAATCATATTCATGGTTTCCTATAGCTGAAACTTCTACACCCATCTCCTTAAGCATATCACTTACTGGCTTACCTTTAAGTAAGTTTGATAAAGCGCTTCCTTGATAATTATCTCCAGCTGAAACTACAACTGTGTTTGGATTTGCTGTTTTATATTCTTTTACTGCTGTTACAAGCTTAGAAGCCCCAACATTCTTTCCTTTAGGATCTTCTAATAATGTACCGTGGAAATCATTTATTGATAATATGTCAACATTCTTATAGTTGTTAACTGTAGCTAACATATTGTAAGTAACTGCTGCAACATTAGCAGTTCTACCATCAACTGAAGTTGGGATATTTATTTTTCCAGCATTTATGGCTTTTACAGCTTCTGCTCTAAAAACTGGGTTCCAGTTTGCTCCGATAACTTTCCAGTTATTTTCAAGTTCTGGAGTTATAGTTCCACCTTTAACATTCTTAACGTAGTCACCGATTAACTCTCTTACTCCACCAATTTCTATTTTTACGTCTTTTGCAAGTATAGTAGGCAGAGTATCATTTACTGGATCTGTATATGGTGTTGATTTTAAGCCTGTAATCGGATCTATACTTCCAAAGCTAGATAATTGAGAGGTTGCCCTATAATTGTTTACTGCAATTGTAAATTTATCTCCATCATTTATAGCAGTTCCATCTGCTTTTTTAAGATTTACAATTCTTTCTCCTAATGGTTTTGTTACGTCTACATCATAATTAACCCCAGAGAACATATCGTAGTTATATCCTCTTATCTTTTCGTTAAAAGATAGAGTTAAATCTCCGTCTTTATATGTATTATAGAATTGTGCTGACCATTCCATGTATTGTTTTAACTGTTTACCAGTCATTTCTAACTTATAAAGAGTATTGGCATATTTATATATCAATGAAGTATCGCATTTTCTTATAGTTCCTTCCTTGATGTTAGCTGTGGAACTAAATGCTGCAGCTGCAGAAATATCTGTACCTGCATAATACTTTTGTACATCATTAATTAATTTAATCATTGCTGTTTCTTGTGTTTGAGAAGTTGGAATTCCTTTAATTTCATCAGCAGGAACAAGATCTCCACCTTTTAACGTACCAATAGGTGTTTCTGCATCAGCAATTGCTTCATCATGATAAGATTTTAATGAGGCTTCTAATGTAGCATCAGATACTCCATTTTTTACAGAAATAACATCTGTTTGAACATCCTTAACTCTGTCATTAACCTTAAAAGTTCCATCAGCTTGTTTTGTTACCTTAATGTTTAATTGTGCCAAAGTCTGACCAGTTGGTAGGTTTTCTACAACTTTTACACCATTATATGATACCTGATTATCTTTGGAACCAACTAGCTTATGTTCGTGTGCTGCGATAACTGCATCAACACCTTTACAGGAATTTAATAGATCAACTACACCAGAGCCTACGTAATCATATTCTGCAGTTTCTCCAGCATGGTAAGAAACAACTATTACATCAGCTTTGCCTTTTAACTCAGTAATAGCAGCATTGACTTCATCAACAGGATTTGTTACTTTGCAAGTTTTTAAGTATTCAGAATCCCATCTTGTAATGTTAGGTGTTACAACACCAATAATAGCAACCCTAACACCAGCCTTTTGTATAATCTTATATGGGCTATAGAATCTATTATTGTTCATATCATATAAGTTTGCACATAAAACAGAGGCTGTTGCGTTACTCATTACATGTTGTAACATAGGAACCCCATAATTGAACTCATGGTTACCTAAAGTAATAGCATCATAGCCCATTTCATTAAAGCCTTTAATCATAACTTGTGGATTGCTGTTTAAGGATAATTCAGAAGAATTACCTTGTATAATATCTCCATTATCCACTAAGATAGTATTTGGATTTCTTAACTGATTTACCTTTGTAGAAATTTGAGTTAAACTCCCCGTTGTATCTGTTGCATTCAGTGCGTAATCATATGGCATGAATTTACCATGTAGGTCACTTGTCGCTAGGATTTGTATGTTCACCGTTTCAGTTTCTGCATTTGCAATAACTGTTGATAAGTTTATAGGTGTTAAAATCGTCGCGAACATTGCTACTGCAGCAACCTTAGAAATAAAACCTTTTAACATTTTATTCAAAATATCCACCCTTTCATCTTGTTATTCTCTGCTTTATTATACATCTTCTCTGTAAATATTTCATCAATTTCTTGTTAAAAATTATACATTTTATTGATATTAATGCAAATTTACATACCTTTATTTGTTATTTTATCAATAATTATTAAATTCAATTTCCCCACACCTTTTATTGGCACCCTATATACTTAAAATAACTTTATGCAAATTGCGAGTTATATAATCTATAATACGGTCCTTTTCTGCTCATAAGTTCTTCATGCGTACCTTCTTCTTCAACACCATTATCTGTTATTACTACGATTCTCTTAGCCTTTTTAATAGTTGCTAACCTATGGGCAATAATAAATGTTGTCCTATTTTTAGATAGTTCTTCAATTGAGTTTTGGATAATTGCTTCACTATTATTATCTAAAGAAGACGTAGCCTCATCAAGTATTAGAATTGGTGGATTCTTCAAAAACATTCTTGCTATTGATAGTCTTTGTTTTTGCCCTCCAGACAGTTTTACTCCTCTTTCACCTATATAAGTATCATAGCCATTTTCCATTGTCATTATAAATTCATGGGCATTAGCCAATCTTGCTGCTGTTTCAATTTCCTTATCACTAGCATCAAGATTTCCATAAGCTATATTTTCCTTAATAGTTCCTGCAAATAAAAATACATCCTGTTGAACTATTCCTATATTTTTTCTTAGTGATTCTATTGTATAATCCTTTATATCTAGCTCATCAATAGTTATATTTCCACTATCAATATCGTAGAATCTTGGAATAAGACTACATAATGTGGATTTTCCTGCTCCAGAAGGTCCAACTATTGCAACGGTTTCCCCTGCTTTCACTTCTAAGTTTATATTTGACAATACTTCTTTGGAAGATTCATAGCTAAAGGTTACATCTTTAAAAGTTACTGCACCTGAGAAATGCTTTGCTTCTATTGCATTTTCTTTTTCCTTTATGTCTGACTTTACACTTAAAAGTTCTTGGAATCTTTTAAAACCTGCCATTCCCTTTTGATATTGTTCTATAAAATTAGCTAGCCTCTTTATTGGTTGAGTAAACTGTCCAACATACATTAGATATGCTACAAGGTCACCTATTACAATTTCACTTTTAGCTACGAAATAGCCACCAGCAATTAAAGTTATCGCAGTAGCCATATTGGTAAAGAAATTTATTCCTGCCCCAAATCCTCCTAAGTATTTCATGGATTGCCCTCTTAGGACTTTAAATTTATAATTACCTTTATCAAACTTCTTTATTTCGAATTCTTCATTAGTAAAAGATTTTACTACTCTAATCCCACTAATACTATCTTCTATATCTTCATTAACTTCAGCCATATTTTCTTTTGTTGCCCTGAAGTTTTTTCTCATTTTTTTATTATACTTCACAGCAAAGTAAGCCATAAATGGAATAATTAAATATGTTATTATTGTAAGTTTGACACTTATAGTACATAGATAAATAAATGATCCTATTACCATTACAATTGATATAAATAAATCCTCTGGTCCATGATGGGCAAGCTCTGTAATTTCATTTAAATCATTTACTATTCTTGACATTAAGTTTCCTGTTTTATTGTTATCAAAATAACTTATAGGAAGCTTTTGAATATGAGAAAAAGTGTCCTTTCTCATATCGTATTCCATTCTAACACCTAAAAGATGTCCCCAATAACCAACAATGTACTCCATAAAAGTTCTTACTATGTATAAAACAATAAGAACGATTCCGAAAACAAAGATTTTTTGTATCTCTTTATTTGGTATTACATCATTAATAAATGTCCTTGTAATCATAGGATAAACAAGGTCTGTTATTGAAATTAGAAATGCACATATAAGATCTACTATAAATATCTTTTTATGCGGCTTATAATAATGAATAAATTGTTTAATCAAAACTCTTTCCTCCTTTGTACTTAAAAATTATAATTTTTAAGAATATTGTTTTTCACAATGGTCTAATTAAAGAAATTCAGATCCTTTAGTCCTTAACATTATAGTATATAATTAGGCATCTTTCCATAAAACATCTCTCTTTTATATCAGTTCTTATGAACTAATATGCAAAAGCTGCCTTAAATTATTTAGTTAATCTTTTCTTTCATAAAATTAGACAAAAAAATAACACCTACAAGTTACTGAACTTTGTAAGCATCATTTTCTTGTATTTTTCTATTTTAACTTCTTCATCATTTCAACCTCGTCAGTTGTTGGAGTTTCTTTACTATATCTAGCCTTTTCATATAAACTTGTTGCATCATTTATAGATATATCAAATTGATTAGTTATGTTTTTTTCAATTTCTCTTGGAGTACTAGATTTGTTTACCTCTACACCTTTTGCTATAAATGAACTTATCTTTTTATTATAAAGTCTACGAATTTTCTCTTTATTACTTCCTCTATTATTAAACCTGGAAAAAATTTTTCTACTAAAAACTTTTTCTTTTATTTCATCTATGGAAAAAACAGATTCTCTTTCTTCTAGCTTTTTTACTTCTTTATTAAATAAGCTCCTATAAAATTCAAGAATTCTTTTTGCAAGTTGCCAAATAGCTAAAATTACTACTATTGCAAGAAGGATAAAAATAACTGATTCTAAAATTTTTACTATACCTTCCGCAACTTTAGAGGGTTCACTAGTAAAAGTTTCAGAAAGAGTTTTATTTGTTTCATTGGAACTAGTATCAGCTGATTGATTTGTATTCTGTATTGAAGAAGCTCCATTGATTTTTGATAACCAGTTAATAAATCCAACCTGAATTTTATCCATAAATACAAAAACCCCACTAAAATAACTAAAAAGCATTAGTAGTACGACAGCTGAAATAATTACTGCAGAAGTAGTTATTTTGAGTTTTTTTATTCTTTCTTTGAACTTATCTTGATATAGAGCTTCCCAAGTCAGCAACTTTAGTGTTTTTTGAAAATATAGATAAACAATAAAGATAATAGAAATTATTATTGCAACTATCATTATAAAATTCATCATGAAATGATCCTTTAACCAAGCAGAGATCAAATACAAAACCACTAAAGCTCCAGCATAGCTAAGTAAAGCACTTATATTGTCGTATCTTACTACCTTCAAAGTTCTTTTATATATGGAAATACAACTACTTATAAAGATAAAAAAGAAATATCCTATCTTTTCTTCTAAATATACTGGTAAAAGAACTAAGCATCCCAATATAATTATAGAAAAGATAATATGAACATATGGTTTTTTATATTTTCTTCTAATAAAATTAGCTATAACTATAGGAATAAACAATAATAACCCTCTGAATATAACTGTAGTATCAGCAATAAGCTGGTGATTAATCAAAGCCATAAAGCTATATGCAGTTAAAAAAATCATTAAATTTTCTGCAATTTCAAAAATTATTGATTTCTTTGTAGCTACATATCCCCAACTTTCATCTGTTGCGATAATCGATATATCTTTAATCATAGTTGTTCACCTCCCATAAAAGAATTCTTCTATCAATAGGTTCTTCAACTCTATTTGTGTTCTTTTGAGGCATTATAAAGGTAACTTGGTTATCCCCTGCTTGCATTAAGTTATATTCCTCAATAATCTCTTTTGTACTGCTATAAGAGATTATTATAATGATTTCATTATGCTTTCCTGCTTCCCTATATGTTCTTAAAAGATTATCTATACTTATTTCACTTCTATCTATGTCAATTCTTGCCAAACTTTCATAAAGT is a window encoding:
- a CDS encoding ImmA/IrrE family metallo-endopeptidase, producing MHTKELFDEVQKENIYIHEMDFKGDLKGLYSDGVIALDRNLKTDAEISCILSEELGHHYTTYGDIVGKKDIQSIKQEKRARRWAYERLIGINSILKACEAGTRNLYEMADYLCVTEEFLQDSLDYYKQKYGIMLQLDSYIVYFEPSLVIFQKKYSEIRF
- a CDS encoding replication initiator protein A is translated as MSEFQYFQLTHVDSYRFYQLPQELYLLKRYANLSNDACVLYAILKDRLRLSVANGWIDDSNNIYFLFSREQAAELIRVSKPTIIKIFKELREVNLLYEKNRGRGIPKMLYLGMILNDGEYIKTPEYINSSSKEILPEKLKNFTSRSKKSLPLEVKNFYPNNTNINNTNNIYIKNPKEENEKDDKVPYDEIIKIYNNTCKSLPMVLKKTKARCKNIKTFYLALENMEAIKTVFQKVEKSDFLSGRNGTWTNCSFDWILKESNYTKVIEGNYENKNNKSDFTQVRRKVAVVD
- a CDS encoding replicative DNA helicase is translated as MENINIPKNINAEIEILAIIFNKNNAISEIELDTNDFYKPVHQQIYTAMIELYKEEQPISIVSVYSKIGEFIKENGGISYLTNIQNTFKDSQIKYYAKLVKECSNKRKIIKFAKEMMEKACLGKEKVGDILSSFSDKAMKISDNNNKKPKHISEVIIETVGEIEEAYNAGGKITGMASGIKNLDRFLNGFQKGELVTIGARPSMGKTAFALEIAQGLAKENKGLYFQFEMRDTDMVKRLIARNTLIDGYYINRGKLNDSDWSKISHSANNLSQRNLWINEDTNLTIFEIFNIAKQQKMKQGLDFLVIDHLLLVKKTNENERLAIAEITRQCKLMAKSLNICVILLSQLSRGVELRIDKRPLLSDLKESGSIEEDSDKVILLYRDEYYNPDSEEKGVLEADTAKNRNGRVGALRLAFNAKYQFISDLEI
- a CDS encoding helix-turn-helix transcriptional regulator, whose protein sequence is MTELGYTQQKLSDELNMSVQTLNAKFNGRSIFSLNEVISITKILELDNPIEIFFDDISQKCNEEH
- a CDS encoding tyrosine-type recombinase/integrase, yielding MAVKTNYAKNGTNYYRITASVGKDSNGKLIRKEFYGKSKKDAEEKRDEYLNGLGNGLNHDYEKTTLGTLIKTWLYEVVRISNKIKPTTFSRYEGVFRNYIETSELYSLRLGTIKSIQIQRYYNNLYDSGKTTSSIKYLNKLMKQFFNYAVDGGYMLKNPCDGKKIVIPGEVKSETEDELEYFSGEEIEKLKLAANDHSLKGLILVALGTGLRRGELLGMDWSDIDKENLTISIERTVIKTYIIDSDGSRVRKNIVQIPKTKTSIRTVSFPEKLLSIFEEVKAKQDEYKARFPESFAENEFDFVFTSSTGNLLDSTNISHSWDNLLEKNNIPHKKFHALRHTFATQLFSKGIPTEVVSKLLGHSDPALTRKIYIHVIPEQRVSSIAILNELF
- a CDS encoding helix-turn-helix domain-containing protein; the encoded protein is MNENELKQIIERIKNRRIELGLSYQDMQDATGISKSTWQRYETGFIKNLGIDKLDIVAKILQTTPSYLMGWDTDKKAEIDTSGIHTIAAHFEGEDFTEADKEDIENFIKFVLSKKDKKK